The window TTTATCATTCATAAAAAAAGTTATTTTGTCCATCTCAGTTTTTCTTATTACGTCAGGTACGGCATTCTTTATACCTCCCTGTTGAATACCTACATTAACAATATCAGACATATAGTCCGGCAGCGATAAATCACAATATGCCTGAACAAGTAAAAATAATACTATTCCGATAATTGATATTATATGAGGTTTCAAATGTCTCATTAGTTTCCCCATGTATTACTCCTTTCTGCAGTAGGGTAAAGTCTTGCCGAAGAACAAATTTATATTCAAGACCATATCCAATTTACTTTACTAATTTGGTGTGTTATTAGTTCATTTTTTAATTATATTTATATAACTATTATATGTCAATAACAATTTGATTGTATTATTACACTGAATCGTTTATAATAAAAATATAATTAATAAATCAATGATACTACTGTGTAACAAATAAATATACTCTGATATTTATTTTATGTCTGTTTTGGGAATATATGGTAGTTCATTTATTTAAAAGGAGTCAATGGAATGTTACCCGAAGAAGAAATTAATAGTATATCTGATGATTTGTTTTTGCTTGTACTTCATTTAAGCGGCAGAATATTTAATCCGTCAACTATGTTCAAAGGACTGCCAATTCCGCCGTCCCATACCAAAGTACTGTTCAGGCTGTCGAAGCTTGGCCCCTGTCCTGTATCACAGTTGGCCAATGACTTGATAATTTCAAGGCCTAATATGACACCGATTATTGACAAGCTTATTGCCGAAGGTTATGCTGACAGATATGATGATCCTAATGACAGAAGGGTAATAATGGTTAAATTAACTGAAAAGGCATGTAAATTATTACACACCATCGAACAGAAAGCCAAAGATTTATTTGTTGAAAAGTTGGCTATTCTGGATGATAATGATTTATCGAATCTGAAAAAACTTGTACCTGAACTAAATAGTATTGTTTTAAAAATTAAATAGAGCTTTAACAACAAAAATCCCGGTGGAATATGTCCTCCGGGATTTTTGCCAAATAATAAATCAGATGTTAAAGAAACTTATTACATTTACAGCATTTAATTAGGTTCGTATATAATCTTCGAATATCCAGCGTATGTAGTTACTAATATATCAATAATTATTTCAACGTATGTATCTGCTATTAGTTTAATCAATTTATGTATCAACTATTGTTATCAACATCTTAATACTAATTTACCATATATATTTTAATTTGTAAACATTTTTGTTGTAAAATATTGAACTTTGTTGTAAATTATTGATTTTCATTGTAATATCTTGATATTTACTGTAAATATTTGCATATTAAAAATACATAAAAAAAGCCTAACAATCGTTAGGTTTTTTTATGTGCCTCTTTTTATGTGCCTCATAGTTCTATACATATGCGAATCTTTTTTTATACAATTCCATTTCTCTTAAAGGATCTATTTCATTATCGGTCTTCATGTATTCTTCCAGCTCACTGCTTAAATCTGTTGCGGTGATTAAGTCGTTCAAGGCCATGCTCAGATTGCCCGTATGAACGTAAAAACATGCCCTGTTGTAGTACAGAAAAGACGCATCAGAGTTATATACTATCCCGTTTGAAATAACCTCTATGGCTTTGCTTACGTCATGTTCCTCCATAAATATCAGAGAAAGATTCAGATAGCTATAAGGATATCTGGGGTTCTTTTCTATAGAGGTATTATAGTATTCCACAGCCTTCTGAGTGTAACCAAGCCTGTTCATAATTACCCCTGCATTAAAAAGTGCTTTAAAATGATTAGGTTCCAGTCTTAAACCTTTTCTTATAGCAATCAGAGCTTTATCATATTTCCCCATTTCTTCGTAAACGGCAGCAAGATTGTTATATGCCCAGAAATGGTACGGCTCAAGCTCCGCCGCCTTTTCATAGTACTCAGCTGCTTCTTCTTTTCTACCACCCTCATCGCATGAATTGGCAAGAAAAAAATATGCTTTCGTGTAGTCAGGATTTATCTCAATAGCCTTTTGGTACATTTCAATGGCTTTGTCAAATTCCTTTCTGTCATCATATATTATTGCCAGACCGTAATGTGCTCTGGCTTCGCAAGGATTAATTTCCAAAACCTTCCTGTATGTTTCAACCGCATCCTGCTGTTTTCCCAAGGAGTCAAGAGTCACCGCAATATTCAGCAATAAATCTATAAAGTCAACTTCCAAACGCCTTCTAAAATAAATATTAAGAGCTTTGTTATAAAAATAAAGGGAGAGTTTTGGAGCCTTATCCATAACCAAACCTCCGCAAAAACAAAAAGTTTTATAACAAATTAAATACAATATTATCACTATCCCATATATTAAAATTGTTTTTTATAATATTAATCAATACTTTCTAAAATAATTCTATGTTCAACCA of the Ruminiclostridium papyrosolvens DSM 2782 genome contains:
- a CDS encoding MarR family winged helix-turn-helix transcriptional regulator; its protein translation is MLPEEEINSISDDLFLLVLHLSGRIFNPSTMFKGLPIPPSHTKVLFRLSKLGPCPVSQLANDLIISRPNMTPIIDKLIAEGYADRYDDPNDRRVIMVKLTEKACKLLHTIEQKAKDLFVEKLAILDDNDLSNLKKLVPELNSIVLKIK
- a CDS encoding tetratricopeptide repeat protein → MDKAPKLSLYFYNKALNIYFRRRLEVDFIDLLLNIAVTLDSLGKQQDAVETYRKVLEINPCEARAHYGLAIIYDDRKEFDKAIEMYQKAIEINPDYTKAYFFLANSCDEGGRKEEAAEYYEKAAELEPYHFWAYNNLAAVYEEMGKYDKALIAIRKGLRLEPNHFKALFNAGVIMNRLGYTQKAVEYYNTSIEKNPRYPYSYLNLSLIFMEEHDVSKAIEVISNGIVYNSDASFLYYNRACFYVHTGNLSMALNDLITATDLSSELEEYMKTDNEIDPLREMELYKKRFAYV